Proteins encoded by one window of Fibrobacter sp.:
- a CDS encoding N-6 DNA methylase has product MDKNKSFANDFIHGMLLNGAPDDRLIPYSGAKKTLIELLFFKAMMTKSDFANMQGQEDFNVMLDFMRMCTSGGDGYDEAITAKTLNMFERNHGLPCGTLEIDSFKNLLRNHWYLIHETFSLNISSLEGDYATSLADLITRPQDNKDSANTYLYYTNESLQQLAAGILKVKNNETFMDCCCGMFSSALYNDAANYIGVELDKEIAGIAAMILIMAKKKFNIKHENFLDYKDKNVADKILADIPCGTGTPQTENRPYGKNTEAYCIENVVNALKDGGKAVVVCFGSILSKQDSSKKLREALTKDHLQAVVVLPPMSNGTKSNTNLIVLQKNCHAKEIKFINASNLDIKNKNRLTLNESDISDIIKCLDGENANCFSASIPVEDILKSDSISWTPNSYVKGDEKSKGRSIEEIDNDLKETYKKLKDLFLS; this is encoded by the coding sequence AAAAAGACCTTGATTGAATTGCTTTTTTTCAAAGCAATGATGACAAAGTCTGATTTTGCGAACATGCAAGGTCAAGAAGACTTCAATGTAATGCTCGACTTCATGCGTATGTGCACCTCCGGCGGAGATGGATACGACGAAGCGATTACAGCAAAGACATTAAACATGTTCGAAAGGAACCACGGACTTCCCTGCGGAACTCTTGAAATAGATTCCTTTAAGAATCTTTTGCGTAATCATTGGTATCTCATCCATGAGACTTTCTCTTTAAACATTTCCTCGCTGGAAGGCGATTACGCAACAAGCTTGGCAGATTTAATCACCCGTCCTCAAGACAACAAGGACTCCGCGAACACCTATCTTTATTACACAAACGAAAGTCTTCAACAATTAGCAGCAGGAATCCTGAAAGTCAAGAACAATGAAACATTTATGGATTGTTGTTGCGGAATGTTTTCTTCAGCGCTTTACAACGACGCAGCAAATTACATCGGCGTTGAATTGGACAAAGAAATTGCCGGCATCGCGGCAATGATCCTGATTATGGCCAAGAAGAAATTCAACATCAAACACGAAAACTTCTTGGATTACAAAGATAAAAATGTTGCAGACAAAATTCTTGCCGATATTCCCTGCGGCACAGGAACGCCCCAAACGGAGAATCGTCCTTACGGCAAAAATACCGAAGCTTATTGTATTGAGAACGTTGTCAACGCTCTTAAAGATGGCGGCAAGGCTGTAGTCGTCTGCTTTGGATCGATTTTGAGCAAACAGGATTCTTCGAAAAAATTGCGCGAGGCTCTTACGAAAGATCACTTGCAGGCAGTAGTCGTTTTGCCTCCGATGAGCAATGGCACAAAATCAAATACCAATTTGATCGTTCTGCAAAAAAATTGCCATGCCAAGGAAATCAAGTTCATCAACGCATCGAATCTTGACATCAAGAACAAGAACAGATTGACGCTGAACGAATCTGATATATCAGACATCATCAAATGCCTAGATGGCGAAAATGCTAATTGTTTTTCCGCAAGCATCCCTGTCGAAGATATTTTGAAATCCGATAGCATTTCTTGGACTCCGAACAGCTACGTAAAGGGAGATGAGAAAAGCAAAGGGCGTTCCATTGAAGAAATTGATAATGATTTGAAAGAAACCTACAAGAAACTTAAAGACTTGTTTCTGAGTTAA